Proteins encoded by one window of Lactobacillus sp. ESL0684:
- a CDS encoding cation-transporting P-type ATPase: MNFYQKSKAEIIEQFKVNLESGLTASQVTEQRAKFGENKLPEKREDPYWKILLKSFKEPIIIVLIGAVILSLLSAYYKIKVQGQIRSGQESLYEAAAIFILIMVNAILGFWQEVSARKSLNALKEMNNRYTNVLRDGKWQSIPAHELVVGDVISSQVGDFVEADVRWLEVSELQVIESHLTGEADAIEKQTAAIEDEVEVADRNNMGFSGSTVTNGHGLGVVVAVGSETELGNIAQMIEEVEDKPSPLQDTVKDLTKVMMIMAAILVVFTFIMIMIKTKTMNVAAFATVLSTALALAVASVPDALPAVLSIVLTIGARKMAKNNGLIKSLNSAETLGVTSYICSDKTGTLTKNEMTVVQYYANGQYYQVDGLGYKPEGEIHSQNANEHSDQAFLKGAVLCNTSTIETNEQGEHVPVGAPTEVALTVLGKKAHIDRADLLKDNEIVRTLPFSSSRKMMSVVVKEQDRYIVYAKGAPDVMVKQAHAVLLNDQVVDSEAAKTNFLATVNEFADEALRTLAVGQKEVTEQEALNAPVEELEAGLVITGVAGIIDPPREEVKASIKNLHDAKIEVVMITGDHENTARAIAADLGIISSKNAPVITGAQLEKMTDEELFERVPVTNVYARVSPAHKQRIIKQLQKHNQVTAMTGDGVNDAPALRAADIGIAMGITGTEVTKDSADLILLDDNFTTIESAVKSGRTIYGNIKNFIRHELTTNVAEVLAILLGFLFFNHSIGQVAVGTPTLTALMVLWVNMISDSLPSFSLGYDVPEAGIMQKSPRDPKESVLANHVWSRVLIRGFFMGVLVFAAFLWAARQGMSGEESQTIAFLTLVYGQLWHIFDARSTKTLFDRNPFENKRLIAAVLFAGISSFLVTVIPFFQFIMGTTALNWQLYLLVIFVPALPTFILSGLKKFFKIKIW, encoded by the coding sequence ATGAATTTCTATCAAAAGAGTAAAGCAGAAATTATTGAACAATTCAAAGTCAATTTAGAGAGCGGGCTGACTGCCAGTCAGGTAACAGAACAAAGAGCCAAATTTGGTGAGAATAAGTTACCTGAAAAACGCGAAGATCCCTATTGGAAAATTCTTCTTAAAAGTTTTAAAGAACCAATTATCATTGTTTTAATCGGTGCAGTCATACTCTCATTATTGAGTGCCTACTACAAGATTAAGGTTCAAGGACAAATAAGAAGTGGCCAAGAATCCCTCTATGAAGCTGCTGCAATTTTCATCTTAATCATGGTCAATGCGATTTTGGGCTTTTGGCAAGAAGTTAGTGCGCGTAAAAGTCTGAATGCCTTGAAAGAGATGAATAATCGGTATACTAATGTCTTGCGTGATGGTAAGTGGCAAAGTATTCCTGCTCATGAATTAGTTGTTGGTGATGTGATTAGCAGTCAAGTTGGGGACTTTGTTGAAGCGGATGTCCGTTGGCTAGAAGTTAGCGAACTGCAAGTAATTGAGTCACACTTAACGGGTGAGGCAGATGCAATTGAGAAGCAAACTGCGGCCATCGAAGATGAAGTTGAAGTAGCTGATCGCAATAATATGGGCTTTTCAGGTTCAACGGTTACTAACGGTCATGGGCTAGGCGTAGTTGTGGCAGTTGGTAGTGAAACTGAACTTGGTAATATCGCCCAAATGATTGAAGAGGTTGAAGATAAGCCTTCACCGCTGCAAGATACAGTCAAAGACCTAACTAAGGTTATGATGATTATGGCAGCGATTTTGGTAGTTTTCACTTTTATCATGATTATGATTAAAACGAAAACTATGAACGTTGCGGCATTTGCGACCGTTTTATCAACAGCCCTCGCGTTAGCTGTGGCGTCTGTTCCAGATGCCTTGCCAGCGGTGTTGTCAATTGTATTGACAATTGGTGCGCGTAAGATGGCAAAGAATAATGGCCTGATTAAATCGCTAAATAGTGCAGAAACTTTGGGAGTTACGTCTTATATTTGCTCTGACAAAACGGGGACATTAACGAAGAATGAAATGACAGTGGTGCAATATTACGCCAATGGTCAATATTATCAAGTTGATGGACTAGGCTATAAACCTGAAGGTGAGATTCATAGCCAAAATGCCAACGAACATAGTGATCAAGCCTTTTTAAAAGGCGCAGTCTTGTGCAATACGTCAACTATTGAAACCAATGAACAGGGTGAACACGTTCCTGTTGGTGCCCCAACTGAGGTAGCTTTAACTGTTTTGGGTAAAAAGGCCCATATTGATCGAGCAGATTTGCTAAAAGATAATGAAATTGTCCGCACTTTACCCTTTAGCAGCAGTCGTAAGATGATGAGTGTGGTAGTAAAAGAACAAGATCGCTATATTGTTTACGCTAAGGGCGCACCTGATGTAATGGTTAAGCAAGCTCATGCAGTCTTGCTTAATGATCAAGTTGTTGATAGTGAAGCTGCTAAAACAAACTTTTTGGCAACAGTTAATGAATTTGCCGATGAGGCTTTAAGAACATTAGCGGTTGGGCAAAAGGAAGTTACGGAACAAGAGGCTTTAAATGCCCCCGTTGAAGAACTTGAAGCAGGATTGGTGATTACTGGCGTTGCCGGAATTATTGATCCACCACGTGAAGAAGTTAAGGCATCAATCAAGAATTTACATGATGCTAAGATTGAAGTAGTAATGATTACTGGTGATCATGAGAATACTGCTCGGGCGATTGCCGCCGATCTAGGAATTATTAGCAGTAAAAATGCACCAGTTATCACTGGTGCTCAATTAGAGAAAATGACTGATGAGGAACTCTTTGAACGTGTCCCAGTAACTAATGTGTATGCGCGAGTTTCACCAGCGCACAAACAGCGGATTATTAAACAACTGCAAAAGCATAATCAAGTTACTGCAATGACTGGTGACGGTGTCAATGATGCGCCAGCTCTGCGCGCAGCAGATATTGGAATCGCAATGGGGATTACTGGCACGGAAGTTACCAAAGATTCTGCTGATTTGATTTTGCTTGATGATAACTTTACTACGATTGAATCTGCGGTTAAAAGTGGTCGGACAATTTATGGCAATATCAAGAACTTTATTCGGCATGAATTAACAACTAATGTGGCAGAAGTATTGGCAATATTATTAGGCTTCTTGTTTTTCAATCATTCAATTGGTCAGGTGGCAGTTGGGACACCAACTTTAACTGCTCTGATGGTTTTGTGGGTTAACATGATTAGTGATTCCTTGCCGTCTTTTAGTTTGGGATATGATGTACCAGAAGCGGGGATTATGCAAAAAAGTCCGCGCGATCCTAAAGAGTCTGTCCTAGCCAATCATGTATGGTCAAGGGTATTAATACGTGGCTTCTTCATGGGAGTGCTAGTCTTTGCCGCATTTTTATGGGCAGCCCGGCAAGGAATGAGCGGTGAAGAGTCGCAAACAATTGCCTTCTTGACTTTAGTATATGGACAATTGTGGCACATCTTTGACGCTCGTAGTACGAAAACGTTGTTTGATCGGAATCCTTTTGAAAATAAACGGTTAATAGCCGCAGTTTTGTTTGCAGGAATTAGTTCGTTCTTAGTAACAGTAATTCCATTCTTCCAATTTATTATGGGCACAACAGCCCTGAACTGGCAGTTGTATCTGTTAGTGATTTTTGTACCGGCTTTACCAACATTTATCTTATCGGGTTTAAAGAAATTCTTTAAAATCAAAATTTGGTAA